The region cacacacacacacacacacacacacacagggagtccCCTACTGCAAGGGCAACAACAAGgtgggcagacacacacacacacacacacacacacacagggagtccCCTACTGCAAGGGCAACGACAAGgtgggcagacacacacacacacacacacacacacacacacacacacacacacacacacacacacacacacacacacacacacacacacacacacacacacacacacacacacacacacagggagtccCCTACTGCAAGGGCAACAACAAGgtgggcagacacacacacacactcacactcacactcacgctcGCATTCAGTCTCtataaaccaacaaacaaactgaAATACAAGTTAGGACATTGTTTCAAGATATCTGAACTATTTGAGCAAACCATTGAGCTCTAATAtatccctctgtgtctctctctctctcctcagggcgGGGCAGACAACCACGGGGTCAGCGTGAGGTCGTTGTTTACTGAGCTGCTCCGAGCCAGGAGACCCCTGGTGCTCCACAATGGACTCATAGACATGGCCTTCCTCTACCAGGTAATGTCTCTACCTCTCCTGTCCTCATTGGCCCTCCTCTGCAGTTCAGCACCGTAGCACCATCATATTACTGGGCTCCGGAGTAGTGGGTAGGGTGGGTGCTTTGGGTCGATCATTGCGCATCAGTCTGGCGATGTCCGGCTACATGTCTGCAGTCTTCCAAACATAATGTtacattgtgtgtctgtgtgtgtgtgtgtgtgtgtgtgtgtatgtgtgcgtgtgtgtgtgcagtgcttCTACTCCCACCTCCCCGAGCGTCTCACCACCTTCACGGCTGACCTGTCTGAGATGTTCCCCGCCGGCATCTACGACACCAAATACGCCTCAGAGTTTGAGCTGCGCCAAACCGCCTCCTACCTGGAGTACGCCTACAAGAAGTGGTGGGTGCTGCTGCATGTGTTTGGTTGACTTGGTCGACTATTTATTGTATTATGTTGTGGTGTTTGCCGACCTTGGTTTCTTGTCAtgtgatgggaggggggggggggggggggggggggtagtctaGTGGTGAGTATGTTTGATGCCCAGCTGGAAGGTTACATGTAGACACCGTTAAGCCTTAACCTCTACTTGCTCCCTATAAGCAAACATCTGAAGTCACTCTTTGTCGACTGACTAAAAAATTGTACCGATAGTCAAATTCCACCTAAAATAATCTTCTGGGGAGGAAAGTGCTTGCTACTGAGGGTTACAGTCATCCACCAATGGGAAGGCTTAATGTCAGAGAAATATTTCTGGAATTTGTGTAATATAGCCGCAGGCGAAAAGGGACCTCTCTCTCCTGTAACTTTTATTGCCTCCGATCTACCTCTTCCTCACACCCTCgacccatctccctctctctctcagtaaacTGGACAACAGCCGGGGtgtggaggctgggggcccggggccccatcTGCTGATAGAGTTCTGTCATTACGGCGGCCACATGTCCAGCTATGTGGACTACAGAGTGTGTCCTgccgtggccccgccccccggacAGCAGGAGGTCTGCCAGCGCTTCTCTGTGAGTAGGCACACgactctgcctctgtctcttttACTACTCACTGCTTTTTCTGCTGTTCTATGCTTTGGAGCGTGGATGCAGATAGAAACCTAGAGAATACAAAATAGCCATTTGGTAAAGAAGTTAGAAAATTAGGGAATATGCAGATTGTGGCGGGGTCTATTTGTAGGTCGTCGTAGTAAACATGACCGTTCACATGCAGGCGTTCGGGTGGTGCCCCGCCGGGAGCGAATGCACCTCCTCCCACGACACAGACCTGATCATCCTGCAGGACGAGAAGCTGGGGATGGACAAGAAGtccaagaggaagaggaagagggacaggagggacaagaggaagggaggagcagaaggaggaggaggaggtgcagaggaggagcgaaaggaggaggaggaggaggaggaggaggagctgagggcgAGCAAGATCGCCCACTTGGAACTGGACCCGGCCGACAGACCCTCTCAGGACGGGTCCATCGGGGACCCGGTAGCACGCACGGAGCCCCCTCTTGCGGAACTCACCGGAAACGGCTCGTGTGCGCTCCCTGACGACATCACAGACAAGGCCACGCCCGCCGTCGCCGAGCTGAAGAAAGAGAGTGTTACCGACGATGAGGcgaaggcggcggcggcggcggaggccaGCAGGAAGAGACTGGAGGGGGGCACGCACCGCGCCGGGTTCGACGCCTTCATGACGGCCTACATCTTCGCCTACGCCTGCGCCCTGGACGCCAGAGAGGacgggaagaagaagaagaagacggaggaggagaaggaccgGGTTCTGCCCACCTGCTACAACAAGGTGTATCTGAGCGGGAAGGCCGCGCCCCTCCACATCGTGAAGAGCTCCTTCTCCAAGTCGTCCAAGGCCCACACCCTGAAGATGGAGCTGGTGTGGGGCAAGAGCCTGGCCAGCACCCTGCTGGAGGCTGGGCCGCAGCAGCAGAAGGACGGGGAGTAGCTGTGGGTCACACCAGAGACGGCTTGGGTTGAGAGGAGCCTTTCTGCTTCAGCGGGGAGGATGGTAGGGTCAACACAGGTGTGTTGATCATATAAATGAATgggatttaggcccaatcccatttctaccccttccccctcccccttgttttgaaggggtaagggtaagggggagggggaaggggaaggggtagaaatgggattggaccTTAATGTTTGGTCTGTTCATTTAGGGGTCTGCTCCTTTGTTCTCTTGGGAGTGATGCACCGGTCGTCGGTAGCAGAACCTGTACAGGGAGTTTTGTATCAAAGTCTTTGCTACGAGAATCTAAAAGCCGATTAGAACCGCTACACAATTCTTTCCACTctgatttttttgtgtttgaaatCTCCAATGATTTGTATCTTAATATTTCGTGTGGCAACTTCATATTGCTGTTTCCTGTTATTTTATTTAGGAGAAAGTAATCACATTATTACAGATTTTCTCTGCATCAGGTTTATCATTTCAGAGAACATTCTTTACATGCTAAGCCTTTTTTAATGTCAACAGTAAAAATCACGATATAAATGTTATTCAACCTCATTTTGGTCTTTTGCCCTAGTTTGTCCAAATGATGGACTTAAATAATAAACAGTCTGCCCTTTGTTGTTCTAAGTACTCGTCACGCTTTAACACCTGCTGAAACAGGATTGTGGACAATGGGCAGTAAGTAAGGCGAATATAGAAGCAAGAAGctcaacatttatttaaaacatgtatTCTTTGTACACATTTCTTACACGTCTTTAATATAAACTGTGCTTTGGTTTACTTGAATTCTGTTACATTTAAACAAAAGCAGACTAGCATAAAACCAGGAGATAAGGGTTTATAATCTAACATCTCAGTCACCATTCATGGAAGTCAGGTCAACAACAAAtcatttacacatacacatagtaaGACGTTTAGAACAGTTTgtcataaatacaaaaaaatagaacatctGAATACATTTATGCATAGAAATGTAGTGATACGATTATTAACAGTCGGCATTAAGTGCAATTAGTTTGCCCATCGAATAAGTCAACAGAATTGGAAAAGTGCCAATCAAAGGAAGCCCTTAAGTAGAGAATCTGGACCTGAAAGTGCTTGAATTAAACCAATGATTTAAACTAACCCTGAAAATGTCCCCACTGAAGATTGACAAAAGTAATGTATATAAGAACGAATCAAATGAATACTACTCGGCAGTAGTTATTTTAGTTCCGTTTCCTGAAAGTGTCATCTGGCTGGTTTTACTGGGACATGAGATTAGACATTAGGCCTCACCAGACATTACGCAATCACACTTGAGCTGCTATAGGGGAAATAGACCAGAGTAGTCGCAACCGATCTCCGACCTTCTAGGAGCATGCATCTCTAACAGATCAAAAGATGTATGGATCTATGATGCCCAACAAATATCTTCATATAAAAGCCCATTTATAtgcatgtattatttttttaactattgATGAGTTATAAAGTGATTTGGGTTTGGTTTCTTTTTCAGTTAAATTTCAAGCAGATTCTCTGAGTAAGAAACAACGTTAAAAAGGACAATATTAATTAAGTACCAAAGACTGGTTCAggccacacactctctctctctctcacacacacacacacacacacacacacacacacacacacacacacacacacacacacacacacacacacacacacacacacacacacacacacacacacacacacacccgaataCAAACCATTTAAGAAGAGAAACAAGAGAAATCTACATCGGTCCTCGTTAAATATACACACCCCTTTTTCAGGAAGAAAATAATCTCTAGTATATGGATCATGTttccaacgtgtgtgtgtcccacgcTGAACACCGTTAATATAGATCCCAGGGGGATCTGGTTCCAGACTACATCCGGTGTGCTTCACTAACTCTCCTCTCGGACTCCCGCCACGGTCCATTAGAGGTCCCCGTGTGGAAGACGTGAGTGTGGCGCTCCCTCCCTTTTGAAATGCAAGCGGATGCTTCCCTCCTGCTCTTTAGCTCTCACTGTTCCTTTAAAATCCAGCTCCAAAGGCGTCCATGTCCTCACAGCCCGGGCTGTTGGTCCTGGGGCCCCGGGCTCCCCTCAGGCCCCTGGGGGTGGCGAagcgggccccggggggggggcggcggtagCAGGTTGTCCACGGGCCCCTGCggcgtgagcgtgtgcgtgagtTCGTTCATGGGGCAGCCGCCCTCCCCgtgctccgcctcttcctccccccggCTGTGGGAGCAGTCCATGGCGTCCCTACCGTCTGTATGGCCGCTAGGCATTCTGGGAGACCAGGCAACCCCGAACACATTGTCCACCTGCCCCGCACTCTCTGCCGACGTCTTCCTCGAccgcccctcctcctcgccttcctcctccgTCCCCGCCGCGATCCGTGAGCGGAACGGCGGGATCTGGTCCACAGCGTATTTCTTGGCCCAGGCGTCCAGCGCTGCTCTCTGACGGACTTCATTTCCCAGAAGCACCTGGGAGTCGGCCTTTGCGTTAGATGCTGTGGTCCCCGAGGGGAACCGGAAGAGGAAAAGGTCAACAGGTTAGTTTAAGCTGGAGTGGCGACCGACTACAACTTCATTGGAATAAATCAAACTAAATCATCAGTTTTTCGatcaataataatcaataaCTAATAATGATTCCCTATTGTCCACCTCATTCCaatggaacacattttaggtaacaCCAGCATCAACACCCCCAGACTGAACCCAGAGAGGCTAAACATAGGCCGCCTCACCGGGGCTGTTGGCGGATGGCTGGGCCGAGCTGCTGTTTAGCCccacggcggcggtggcggcggcggcgctagCAGAGTTAGCTTGACCCGCCACACTGTGGAAGGCCTGCACCGGGGACAGCTGCGGAGAGGCGGGCAGCGACCGGCACTCCCGGCCCGGCAGCTGCTGCCAGCCGTAGGGGTCTTCAGGCTggggggaggcgggcggggccccggccagggggtgggcggcgggggggaAGGAGCTGCCCTGGGGGGAGCGGAGGTCGAACATGTGCGAGAAGACGGAGCGGCTCGGCACGTCGAAGAACTTGATGCGGCCGCCCTGGAGGTCCTCGCGCGCGCTGAAGGGGTTGACcttgtgggggtggtgggggaggtagtcgggggaggagggggagggcggcggCTCGTAGTAGGGGTCGTGCACGTTGACCTTGCGGGCGGCCTTGCGGGCGAAGATGTCCGACTGGCTGCGGCTGAGCCAGATGTTGCGGCGCGGCCGCGGGGACTTGGGCTGGATCTTGGCGCCGTGGAGGGCCAGCGGCCGCTTCATGCCCTGGGACTTCTCttcttagagagagagggagggagagggagagggggagggagagggagagggggagggagagggggaggggggagagcaaGGGGAGTGAGAGTTAGACAATATAGTTGTCCTTCTGGAATTCCAACACAAATGTTAGAATGTAAACTGTTTTTCAGGAGATAAAAGGAAGAAACCTTTCTGCCGGTTTTTGAATTCCATTGCATAAGAGCACAAAGAACattttatacatatatgtaataaataaattccATGTTGCCGACTCGAAAATAGCAACTAAATGAATGACCTATTGGGTACCAAACGCCAATTAAATTGGCCCTGCTTTCGCCTTGCATCTGCTCCTTTATACCGTGTCCCACCAGCAGAGGGCAGTGCAGGGTAAACACACGAGCCGCTCCTTGAACCTCTGTTCCCTCAATGTATTCTATCATCTAGCGGTGAGGAAGACTTGGCATATTAAATAAAAGGACTCTAAAAATAGTGACTTGAACTTCATACAGCCGTGCTTGGCCCGAGGCAAACCCCGGAAACGAGCGAATTTCTGAGCGCATTCAACTTTAAAAAAAGGATCCAGATCATAGATACAAAGTAATATGCTGCAGGCCAGTACCAGACAAGCTTCAACCTCCCAACCCGGTATTGATAATTAGTTAAAAATAATTGATGTTGGCAATTTTTGTCTCAAGAGCAATGTCAATATTTGACATGGAAAAATAACAAGAGAAAAGATATTCTAAATTGTGTTATGAGCTATGAGGGTGGAATTAATTTCCAGGCCTCAGGTTGGGTGGTGGCATGATGAGGTGGGTGACGGGTCGGGCGTCAGGGTTTCGGCGCCGTGTACAAACTGCGACGGTGGAGACGGTGTTGTTATGTAAGGTCAACACCCCGCACAGTGACAAGCCTCCGGAAGTCCTGATATTATCAGGTAAacagaggcgtgtgtgtgtgtgtgtgtgtgtgtgtgtgtgtgtgtgtgtgtgtgtgtgtgtgtgtgtgtgtgtgtgtgtgtgtgtgtgtgtgtgtgtgtgtgtgtgtgtgtgtgtgtgtgtgtgtgctgcctcttgagaggagggaagagccAAGGGAaatacccgcacacacacaagcacttacatatatgaaacaaacacacacacactatcatgtAGAAACGAACAAGCACACACTCTCTATATTGATATTAacatatatacaaatacacGCTGACTAAATTCCCCAGCCTTTGCCgacccagctgtgtgtgtgtgtgtgtgtggagtggatCTATAATGCCACCAGGCTGTCCCACCTGACCAATATGCTGAACAGTGATGATCGGACTGTCAGGGAACTTGCACGTTCTTCATTGTTTCTGGACATGAAGCGACGTAAAGTTCCCCTGGCAGGAGAGGGTGAGCCGAGCTTCTTAGGCTTTAGAAGGAAGCCCAACAACAAGATGGACTCACATTCTGCTGGGTTTGGGGTCTCGTCGGACTGGCCCGACCTCAATGACCTTTGCGTGCGAGCTGGAGTCTCCCTGGACTGGGTGAAGTCTGACTCAGACACTGTAATGGTGTCTGAGGATGTAATAACTGACTGTACAATCTCAGTAAGGGTAACTGTCAATGATACTGAACATCATGTATCACCAGCTCACACACGCAGGTACCTGCTAGGGTTAGAACAGCAGAGGCAGCAACAACACTGGACTGGTCTAAAGCTACAGGGAAAGCTAGCATGTATTCCCACTGCAGATCACACAGTTTCTCACACAATATTCAAGAACTATGCAGTTGATGAGGATATTCTTACATTTGCAGTTAAAGCCAGATTACAAGTTCTTCCAACCAgactcaatctctctctgtggtACCCAAACAGATGTCCTCCTCATTGTCTGCACCACGACAACTCAACCATAGAATCACTGTCACATATTCTGAATGGCTGCCATGTATACAAGGGCATGTATATTTCCAGACATGATAGAATTGTTGATTTACTGGTTAAGAACATGCTTTTATATACCCCACCTTCCTCCGTTAAAGTATATACCCATTCAAGGGTTTCATCTGACATGTTCACTCTGTGCAATAACGAAGTTGACTATTTTTCAAATGTGACAGCCAATACACCAgatgttattgttgttgatgaGGTAAGCAGAGAAGTCACCATCTTAGAAGTAAGCTGTACGTTTGACTATAGTCTGGAGGAGGCATTCCTTGCCAAGGTTACAAAATACCAACTTCTCAGAAATGAGATTGCACAACTGGGGTACACCTGCAaactacttgtgtttatatttggAAGCCTTGGCCATGTCCACAGACTCGTCATAAGGGGTTTGCAGATGGCTGGAATTCCGAAGCCAAAAGCTAAAGCACTTGCAAAATTCTGCTCCATATCTGTATTAATAGGCAGCCGCCACATATG is a window of Gadus macrocephalus chromosome 8, ASM3116895v1 DNA encoding:
- the toe1 gene encoding target of EGR1 protein 1; the encoded protein is MASSMVVPVIDVQNDNFKELWPAMVLAIKTSSFIAIDTELSGLGNRKALLAESIEDRYKAICHAARSRSILSLGIACYKKLDSKPADSYLVQVYNLTLLCSEEYMIEPQSVRFLVQHGFDFNKQYAQGVPYCKGNNKGGADNHGVSVRSLFTELLRARRPLVLHNGLIDMAFLYQCFYSHLPERLTTFTADLSEMFPAGIYDTKYASEFELRQTASYLEYAYKKCKLDNSRGVEAGGPGPHLLIEFCHYGGHMSSYVDYRVCPAVAPPPGQQEVCQRFSAFGWCPAGSECTSSHDTDLIILQDEKLGMDKKSKRKRKRDRRDKRKGGAEGGGGGAEEERKEEEEEEEEELRASKIAHLELDPADRPSQDGSIGDPVARTEPPLAELTGNGSCALPDDITDKATPAVAELKKESVTDDEAKAAAAAEASRKRLEGGTHRAGFDAFMTAYIFAYACALDAREDGKKKKKTEEEKDRVLPTCYNKVYLSGKAAPLHIVKSSFSKSSKAHTLKMELVWGKSLASTLLEAGPQQQKDGE
- the tesk2 gene encoding dual specificity testis-specific protein kinase 2 isoform X1, with the translated sequence MDRNKRNSIAGCPTRADRHHDDSDANAGGGPMDPVTGLPSQIGRVCPSSYRALISAFSCLTRLDDFSSEWIGSGFFSEVYKVRHRASGQVMALKMNKLSSNRANMLREVQLMNRLNHPNILRFKGVCVQEGQLHALTEYINGGNLEQLLDSNKPLSWACRVKMASEIASGVGYLHSKGIFHRDLTSKNCLIKSDENGFTAVVGDFGLAEKIPRPGAEGEKLAVVGSPFWMAPEVLRDELYNEKADVFSYGIILCEIIARIQADPDFLPRTENFGLDYHAFQHMVGDCPPDFLQLAFNCCNMDPKLRPSFPDSVAILEDLLGGLKTEETERERHHVSEENDKKINAKEEKSQGMKRPLALHGAKIQPKSPRPRRNIWLSRSQSDIFARKAARKVNVHDPYYEPPPSPSSPDYLPHHPHKVNPFSAREDLQGGRIKFFDVPSRSVFSHMFDLRSPQGSSFPPAAHPLAGAPPASPQPEDPYGWQQLPGRECRSLPASPQLSPVQAFHSVAGQANSASAAAATAAVGLNSSSAQPSANSPASNAKADSQVLLGNEVRQRAALDAWAKKYAVDQIPPFRSRIAAGTEEEGEEEGRSRKTSAESAGQVDNVFGVAWSPRMPSGHTDGRDAMDCSHSRGEEEAEHGEGGCPMNELTHTLTPQGPVDNLLPPPPPRGPLRHPQGPEGSPGPQDQQPGL